In one Zalophus californianus isolate mZalCal1 chromosome 10, mZalCal1.pri.v2, whole genome shotgun sequence genomic region, the following are encoded:
- the LOC113932672 gene encoding LOW QUALITY PROTEIN: T-cell surface glycoprotein CD1b-like (The sequence of the model RefSeq protein was modified relative to this genomic sequence to represent the inferred CDS: substituted 1 base at 1 genomic stop codon) — MLLLLLVLPEVLCPGGGGEKAFRGPTSYHAIQISSFINSSLTQTQGLGWLGDVQIHGWDSVGKRAVFLKPWSKGNFSDEEVNELEELTQVYLSGLVLEGQDHASEFQMEYPFEIQGIAGCKLYPSGGTVSFFWGALGGLDFLSLKNYSCVPTPEGGSRAQRICELISQYKGIRDIAEKLLFETCSRYLLGVLEAGKAELQRQVKPEAWLSTGPSPGPGRLLLVCHVSGFHPKPVWVMWMRGEQEQRGTQRGDILPHADGTXYLRVTLDVAAQEAAGLLCRVRHSSLGGQDMVLYWGNPISIGLIFLAIIVPFLILLIGLLFWFLRRWSYQSIS; from the exons atgctgcttctgctgctggtGTTGCCCGAGGTCCTCTGCCCAGGCGGTGGTGGTGAGAAAG CCTTTCGGGGGCCCACCTCCTACCACGCCATCCAGATCTCATCCTTTATCAACAGCAGCTTGACCCAGACCCAGGGCTTGGGATGGTTGGGCGATGTGCAGATTCACGGCTGGGACAGTGTCGGCAAAAGGGCAGTTTTCCTGAAGCCCTGGTCCAAGGGGAACTTCAGTGATGAGGAGGTGAATGAGCTGGAGGAGCTCACCCAGGTCTACCTTAGTGGGTTGGTCCTAGAAGGGCAGGACCATGCCTCTGAGTTCCAGATGGAAT ACCCCTTTGAGATCCAGGGCATAGCAGGCTGTAAGCTGTATCCCAGTGGGGGCACCGTGAGCTTCTTTTGGGGAGCTTTAGGAGGACTGGACTTTCTGAGCCTCAAGAATTACTCCTGTGTGCCCACCCCAGAGGGCGGTAGCAGGGCGCAGCGCATCTGTGAGCTCATCAGTCAGTACAAAGGCATCCGGGATATTGCAGAGAAGCTCCTCTTTGAAACATGCTCTCGGTATCTCCTGGGTGTCCTCGAGGCAGGGAAGGCAGAACTGCAGAGACAAG tGAAGCCTGAGGCCTGGCTGTCCACTGGCCCCAGTCCGGGTCCCGGCCGTCTGCTGCTGGTGTGCCATGTCTCGGGCTTCCACCCAAAGCCTGTGTGGGTGATGTGGATGCGGGGTGAGCAGGAGCAGCGGGGCACCCAGCGAGGTGACATTCTGCCCCATGCTGATGGGACATGATATCTCCGAGTGACCCTGGACGTGGCGGCCCAGGAGGCGGCTGGTCTATTGTGCCGAGTGAGACACAGCAGTCTAGGGGGCCAGGACATGGTCCTCTACTGGG GAAACCCCATCTCCATCGGCTTGATATTTTTGGCAATAATAGTGCCCTTTTTGATCCTTTTGATAGGtcttctgttttggtttttgagGCGCtg GTCATATCAGAGTATCTCATGA